A single region of the Microbulbifer sp. MKSA007 genome encodes:
- a CDS encoding serine/threonine protein kinase, which translates to MKRVQNKLLLAAAIAALLAGCDGGGVSIEPETVDNSVDNSVDNSVTNPGGGSTDENPCATIESSSVQGEFSGGNCYYATDFVSAANPLTEDLYLTALDSNGAHVFSGSLFVGESYSSDSDLAAAGISEGGDGVKLEIEAGATIAFKDNSAFMVVNRGSQVFARGTETAPITFTSETDVLGTVGPEDVSQWGGMVINGFGVTNKCQYTGSIGGGDLTLDGECHVAAEGSTDDNTSYYGGDNNADNSGELLYVVVKHTGAEVASGDELNGIAFDAVGNGTTIRNLQTYSTYDDGIEFFGGAVDVENYVALYVRDDSIDIDEGYRGSITNALVIQSETDGNHCIEADGIGSYSDGADYSTLISQGLNSRPVIDGLTCIVSAQEEGTHDPGAGWRLREGIYPMITNSIVVASFFADETGVAGDNYCLRIESSQTRGEASAGTEVALTSNIFACEDRTKTDEDSFNVETWAVDSGNQFATISGEVNPTSNADTDFVLLGGSPAMFTVDASAQVIDGVAPTVSAELGRAYLGALEQDGTDWTQGWTYGLHQGDRAQPLWFE; encoded by the coding sequence TGAAAATCCATGTGCCACTATAGAAAGTTCAAGTGTACAAGGTGAATTTAGCGGTGGTAACTGCTATTACGCAACTGATTTTGTTTCTGCTGCAAACCCATTAACTGAAGATTTATATCTCACTGCGCTGGATAGCAATGGAGCTCATGTCTTTAGCGGCAGTTTGTTTGTTGGAGAAAGTTACTCCAGCGATTCTGACCTAGCAGCAGCCGGTATTTCTGAGGGTGGTGACGGCGTAAAACTGGAAATTGAGGCGGGCGCCACTATCGCTTTTAAAGATAATTCAGCATTTATGGTTGTAAACCGTGGATCGCAAGTCTTTGCTCGCGGTACAGAAACAGCTCCCATCACTTTTACGTCAGAAACTGATGTTCTTGGCACTGTAGGTCCGGAGGATGTTTCACAGTGGGGTGGAATGGTTATTAATGGCTTTGGTGTAACGAACAAATGCCAATATACAGGTTCTATTGGTGGTGGTGATCTGACTCTTGATGGCGAGTGTCACGTAGCTGCTGAAGGATCCACTGATGACAATACTTCCTACTACGGCGGTGACAACAATGCCGATAACTCGGGAGAGCTTTTGTACGTTGTTGTCAAACACACTGGCGCAGAAGTTGCTAGTGGTGATGAGTTGAACGGAATTGCTTTTGATGCTGTAGGTAATGGCACAACGATCCGTAACCTTCAAACATACTCAACTTACGATGACGGTATCGAGTTCTTCGGTGGCGCTGTAGATGTCGAAAATTATGTTGCACTCTACGTTCGCGATGACTCCATTGATATTGATGAAGGTTATCGTGGAAGTATTACCAATGCTTTGGTGATTCAAAGTGAGACTGACGGCAATCACTGTATAGAGGCCGATGGCATCGGTTCATATAGTGATGGAGCTGATTATTCCACCTTGATCAGCCAGGGTCTCAACAGTCGACCAGTAATTGACGGGCTGACCTGTATTGTTTCCGCTCAAGAAGAGGGTACTCATGACCCCGGTGCAGGCTGGCGCCTGCGTGAGGGTATTTATCCAATGATCACTAATTCTATAGTTGTGGCCTCCTTCTTTGCTGATGAGACTGGCGTGGCCGGCGATAACTACTGCCTGCGTATTGAGAGCTCTCAAACTCGCGGCGAAGCATCTGCTGGGACTGAGGTGGCTCTGACTTCCAACATTTTCGCCTGTGAAGATCGCACTAAAACCGATGAAGACAGCTTCAATGTTGAGACTTGGGCTGTGGATAGCGGTAACCAATTTGCCACTATCTCCGGTGAAGTTAATCCAACCTCTAATGCCGATACTGACTTTGTTTTGCTCGGCGGTTCCCCTGCAATGTTCACAGTTGATGCATCTGCTCAAGTGATCGATGGCGTTGCACCTACGGTTTCTGCCGAACTGGGTCGTGCCTATTTGGGTGCGCTTGAGCAGGATGGTACCGATTGGACTCAGGGTTGGACTTACGGTCTTCACCAGGGTGATCGCGCTCAACCTCTCTGGTTTGAGTAA
- a CDS encoding TonB-dependent receptor — protein sequence MVKCERFQRAPLVLAVAAGSTFAAGVYAQDAELVDSATPGIEEVVVQGRLKDSAEVLISERLEEEVVTDILGAEMISRVGDSTVAAALRRVSGLSLVSDKFVYVRGLGERYSSTTLNGSTVPSPDLTRNVIPLDLFPTSIVESLAVQKSYSVDKSASFGGGNVDIRTKGIPDDLTYAIEVGTGTNSEVNGDVLSYSGGDDDIWGADDGTRAMPGEISAALQRFKGNISVADIRDTLIAEGNEYSSNQEAEKAAQALNRELALSLNRDISIKEESSDPDQDYKASVGNRFYYGDDWEFGFLAGASYKSKWRESERTIRDYGNPQEQVDRRTESTYSVDISGNLNLGIRFADEHSVESISLYLRNTDDETSIRDYFDSNRLLSDGAGSRNYDLKYEERELVLHQIKGSHSLGPETKGLLSVSSLSWVPEDLVVDWFYSDSTAMTDIPNQVEVIASTETDPETGEVLSSTVDIASRSASFRFTELEDEVRNYGWSATLPVEFSSSTLELSGGFARIEKGRSYKQTEFGLDIFSVADSAILDDPLGDVFSDTNITDDENNFVFAKSGSNKQSYLAATSTDAIYGKFDWTLEETWRISAGARWEDYSQAALEWNPYSFSQSEPQITNDPEELAEAVYTDDDIYPSLSLTYMGSFWAETFQLRFGASKTAVRPDLREITDAIYIDPHTDDQIRGNSSVRPSEIDNYDIRAEWFFDSGDSLTISAFYKDIVNPIEFFEAASSDDNVAREIINAESGEITGIEIEGMKSLGFISDPMDSFFLQGNITLQDSEIVAGDEADAPTNAVREMTGASDYVVNMLLGFDSPDGNHSASLVYNVFGERLYKAGRDPHPDSFEQPFHSLDLTYFWYPTDEVTVKAKVQNLLGEAIEIERQGVTVFEEEVGQTFALSAQYKF from the coding sequence ATGGTTAAGTGCGAAAGATTTCAAAGGGCGCCGCTTGTTTTGGCGGTAGCTGCGGGCTCCACATTTGCAGCTGGAGTGTATGCACAGGATGCTGAACTGGTTGATAGTGCCACTCCTGGGATTGAAGAGGTTGTAGTCCAGGGGCGGCTGAAGGACTCTGCTGAAGTCCTAATCAGCGAGCGCCTGGAGGAGGAGGTAGTTACGGATATCCTCGGGGCTGAGATGATCAGCAGGGTGGGGGACTCTACCGTAGCCGCAGCGCTGCGACGAGTATCCGGATTATCCCTGGTAAGTGACAAGTTCGTTTACGTAAGGGGCTTGGGTGAGCGATATTCAAGTACAACTCTCAATGGTTCGACGGTGCCATCCCCGGATCTGACCAGAAATGTCATCCCACTAGATCTATTCCCGACCTCTATCGTGGAATCGCTAGCGGTACAGAAGAGCTACTCAGTTGATAAGTCTGCCTCGTTTGGAGGTGGTAATGTCGATATCCGCACCAAAGGGATACCTGATGATCTGACTTACGCTATTGAAGTTGGTACGGGCACCAATAGTGAAGTCAATGGTGATGTGCTCAGCTACAGCGGTGGAGATGATGATATTTGGGGTGCTGATGATGGTACCAGGGCGATGCCGGGTGAGATATCTGCGGCACTGCAACGCTTCAAGGGTAATATTTCAGTTGCGGATATCCGTGATACCTTGATTGCTGAGGGGAATGAGTATTCAAGTAACCAGGAGGCGGAAAAGGCGGCTCAAGCGCTAAATAGGGAACTCGCCCTAAGCTTGAATCGTGATATTTCTATTAAAGAGGAATCTAGCGATCCTGACCAAGACTACAAGGCTAGTGTAGGGAATCGCTTCTACTACGGGGACGATTGGGAGTTCGGTTTCCTGGCTGGAGCCTCCTACAAGAGTAAGTGGAGGGAGAGTGAGCGCACTATTCGTGACTACGGTAACCCACAGGAGCAGGTTGACCGTCGAACCGAGTCTACTTACTCCGTAGATATCAGTGGAAATTTAAACCTAGGTATACGTTTTGCGGACGAGCATTCGGTTGAGAGTATCAGTTTGTATTTGAGGAATACGGACGATGAGACTTCAATCAGGGATTACTTTGACTCAAATCGTCTATTGTCTGATGGCGCTGGATCGAGAAATTATGACCTGAAGTATGAAGAGCGGGAGCTGGTGCTTCATCAAATAAAGGGAAGTCACTCTCTTGGTCCAGAAACAAAAGGCCTGCTGTCCGTCAGCTCCCTAAGTTGGGTGCCTGAGGATTTGGTGGTTGACTGGTTCTACTCCGATTCAACGGCGATGACAGATATCCCTAACCAAGTTGAGGTTATTGCGAGTACCGAAACCGATCCGGAAACAGGTGAAGTTCTCAGTTCAACAGTGGATATTGCTTCGCGGAGCGCTAGCTTCCGATTTACTGAGCTGGAGGATGAGGTTCGAAACTACGGTTGGTCTGCAACATTGCCTGTTGAATTTTCCTCGTCCACGCTGGAGTTGAGTGGAGGATTTGCTCGGATTGAGAAAGGTCGCTCCTATAAGCAAACCGAGTTCGGATTGGATATCTTCAGTGTTGCTGATAGCGCAATTCTTGATGACCCTCTGGGTGATGTGTTCAGTGATACCAATATTACCGATGATGAGAATAATTTTGTTTTTGCCAAGTCTGGTAGTAACAAGCAAAGTTATTTGGCCGCTACTTCGACAGATGCGATCTACGGTAAATTCGATTGGACTCTTGAGGAAACCTGGCGTATTTCAGCTGGGGCCCGATGGGAGGACTATAGTCAAGCTGCTTTAGAGTGGAACCCCTATAGTTTCTCGCAAAGTGAACCACAGATTACGAATGACCCCGAGGAGTTGGCTGAAGCGGTATATACGGATGATGATATTTATCCTTCATTATCCTTGACCTATATGGGGTCATTTTGGGCGGAGACATTCCAGTTGAGATTCGGTGCATCCAAGACCGCTGTTCGGCCCGACTTACGTGAAATTACCGACGCTATTTATATAGATCCGCACACTGATGATCAGATCAGGGGGAATTCGAGTGTTCGGCCGTCGGAGATCGACAACTACGATATTCGCGCAGAGTGGTTTTTTGATAGCGGCGATAGCCTGACTATTTCGGCTTTCTATAAGGATATTGTTAATCCTATTGAGTTTTTTGAAGCTGCCTCAAGTGATGACAATGTTGCGCGAGAGATTATAAATGCTGAGTCTGGTGAGATTACCGGTATAGAAATAGAGGGTATGAAAAGCCTTGGCTTTATCTCTGACCCAATGGATAGCTTCTTCCTGCAGGGCAATATTACGCTTCAAGACTCGGAAATTGTTGCCGGTGATGAGGCTGATGCACCGACTAATGCAGTCCGCGAAATGACAGGGGCTTCTGATTATGTGGTTAATATGCTGCTCGGTTTTGACAGCCCGGACGGGAACCATTCTGCCAGCTTGGTTTACAACGTATTTGGTGAGCGCCTTTACAAAGCGGGGCGAGATCCTCATCCCGATTCATTTGAGCAGCCATTCCACTCTCTGGATTTGACTTACTTCTGGTATCCAACTGATGAGGTGACGGTGAAGGCGAAAGTGCAGAACCTTTTGGGTGAAGCCATTGAAATTGAGAGGCAGGGTGTCACCGTTTTTGAAGAGGAGGTTGGGCAGACTTTCGCATTGAGCGCGCAGTACAAATTCTAG